The Alphaproteobacteria bacterium US3C007 genomic interval AGGCCTTCGCAACTGCGTCTGATCCTTCAGGGGCATCCATTTCGCAAACCACCTACCAATTGCCTATATTCACAGAAGACGCCTACAACCTTTATGGCCTGTTTTAAAGCCTAAACACCAATTGAATCGATTAAATTGATATTAATAAGCGGGTATCTTAAGGCTATGAGCGCGGCGACGCGTGCCGGGGCGCCCGCTGCAGCGCTAAATATCGCAGACTGTATGCTAGAACTGGCCGTATGCCCTGCGATCCAGCCCGCCGGTTAACACGGAAGCGCTGCGTCGAGCATGCATCGGTTTTTGGCCCTGTCAGAGCAGCGCTTTGCCCCGATACCTTGCTTTAAAAGGCTAGAAACGCCCAATTTAATCAAAACTAAGCGCTTTGCGTGCCAAGAGCGTGATCTTGCACCTATACAAAGCGGGTCAAACCGCTTAGGCACGCGGTTTGCGGAGATCGAACCGCCCCTTAGCTTAGAAAAGAAGACGCACGTGAAAAAAGCCCTTGCAGATGCCCTGACACAACGCGGGTATGAGACATTGACACCGGTTCAAAAGGCCGTGACGGAAGCCGATTTGCATAATTCGGATCTTCTCGTTTCGGCACAAACCGGATCGGGCAAGACGGTTGGTTTTGGATTGGCTTTGGGCGAGACCTTGTTGGGTGCGCAAGATAATTTTGGCAACGCCGAGGCGCCGCTGGCGTTAATCATCGCCCCCACGCGGGAATTGGCCTTACAAGTGAAGCGCGAATTGGCCTGGTTATATGCGCCTGCCGGGGTTGTGATGGCGTCATGCGTTGGCGGCATGGATATGCGCGACGAACGCCGGGCTTTAGGACGCGGGGCGCATATTGTGGTCGCCACGCCGGGTCGGTTGCGCGATCATATTATGCGCGGCAGCATCGATTTATCGGCGGTACGTGGGGTGGTTTTGGACGAAGCCGATGAAATGTTAGATTTGGGATTTCGCGAGGATCTTGAATTTATTCTGGGCGAAGCCCCCGATGATCGCCGCACCCTTATGTTTTCTGCAACTGTGCCCAAAGCAATCGCCACTTTGGCGAAAAGCTATCAACGTGACGCGGTGCGGGTGACCACCGTTGCTGAAACCAAACAGCATAATGATATCAAATATCATGCGATGACGGTTGCCAATCATGATGCTGAAAACGCAATCATCAACATATTGCGCTTTTATGAAGCCCCCAATGCGATCGTGTTTTGCAACACACGGGCCATGGTCAACCGCGTCACCACGCGGCTGTCCAACCGAAATTTTTCAGTCGTGGCGTTATCTGGTGAGCTGTCACAAGCCGAGCGGAGCCATGCATTGCAGGCGATGCGGGATGGCCGCGCGCGGGTCTGTGTTGCCACAGATGTGGCGGCGCGCGGGATTGATTTGCCGGGTTTGGATTTGGTGGTGCATGCGGAATTGCCCAACAATCATGAAACCTTGTTGCATCGGTCGGGGCGCACCGGGCGCGCCGGGCGAAAAGGCGAAAGCTGTTTGATCGTAACGGCCAAATTGCGACGCAAGGCGGAACGCATTTTACAAGGTGCGAAACTTGCAGCTGAATGGGGTGAGGCCCCCTCGGCTGAGGCGGTTCGCCAGCGTGATC includes:
- a CDS encoding DEAD/DEAH box helicase; translated protein: MKKALADALTQRGYETLTPVQKAVTEADLHNSDLLVSAQTGSGKTVGFGLALGETLLGAQDNFGNAEAPLALIIAPTRELALQVKRELAWLYAPAGVVMASCVGGMDMRDERRALGRGAHIVVATPGRLRDHIMRGSIDLSAVRGVVLDEADEMLDLGFREDLEFILGEAPDDRRTLMFSATVPKAIATLAKSYQRDAVRVTTVAETKQHNDIKYHAMTVANHDAENAIINILRFYEAPNAIVFCNTRAMVNRVTTRLSNRNFSVVALSGELSQAERSHALQAMRDGRARVCVATDVAARGIDLPGLDLVVHAELPNNHETLLHRSGRTGRAGRKGESCLIVTAKLRRKAERILQGAKLAAEWGEAPSAEAVRQRDQERLLADQMWNDPIAAGEEEMVDRLAEKFDLKQIAAAYLRLYNQRVSAPEELSSPGESRAAKPAASFGPSKWFSINQGRNQAAEVRRLLPILCNAGEITKDDIGAIRIQNDETFVEISQQAVAGFTQALGADMKIEGGLVVSALNHVPAAAKGPKPAFKPPQKPARGRKSEAGPSKSDAPKQDRRAGKPKGVHKGQAETAHQPFSGKPDGATPQATAKPAAPSDGAQKNVVQNRGAQPKSRAKSGSKPGALNVSRRFEKPRSPLERARDDGAVVDRKARGAKPAGKPSGKPGNKTAGKNVGKSSGPYDAKRGGGADKPKGGKNLAPSVGKPNSKKNKARRAAAHDAGHPPRRAKS